Part of the Candidatus Neptunochlamydia vexilliferae genome, GCTGAGTCTGTTGTCTCAGCAAGGGCACCTGTCAACGTGCCTATGGTAGCAGCAACTGCGCTAGCTACAAGCTCCTTCCTTTAGGGAGGAGTAGTTGACAAAAAATGAAGGTGCTACTAAGTCAAAATATATTCAATATGCAAAGCTCTTTCAGGTACAAAGGTCCAATGCTACCTTCTTTGCAAAAAAAGGAGAACAACAAAGTTTTTTAACAAGCACTAGCAACCAATTTTTGCAAACAAAAAAACTTAGTTTTGACATCTTTCCTATGGCCCATAAAAGATATTTCTCTAATGGGCAGCCTGGTGGTTATCCTTCAATGGGTAATGAAGAATTAGCTATAGAACTTAATAAGGCTGCTCAATTGGGGAAGGTTCTTTTTACACAAGGCAAGTATAAGGAAGCACTGGGGTACCAAAATAGAGCGGTAGAACTTTCTAGAAAATTGAATAATTCTCTTGTTTTGTCATCGATCTTAAGCGATATGGGAGGAACGCTTGCTTGTTTGGGAAATTATGAAGAAGCCTTAAAAGTGCACAAAGAGGTGTTAGAGATAAACAGGGAAATGATAGACGAGAGGCGTGGTGACGCAGCAGTAAGCTTGAATAATATGGCAACGGTTACTGAAAAGCTAGGAAAGCTGAATGAGGCTTTGGAGCTTTATAAGCAGTCTTTAAAAATTTTTAAGGAGCTCCAAGGGACGAGGTGGGGTAAAAATGCATTATTAACTTCAAATAATATAGGAGCTGCCTATAATTATTTAGGACAACATACTGAGGCACTAAAATGGCAGAAAGAGGCTTTAGAATTAGGTGAAAAGTTTTTAAAACAAGAAGATCCCAATATGGTTGCAGTTATAAATAATATAGGATTAACACTTAACTATTTAAAAAGAAATGAAGAAGCAATGAAGTATCATAAGCAAGGGCTAGAGCTTCGTAAAAAACTACTAGGAGATATGCATCCACATGTGGCATTGAGTTTAAATAATGTGGGAATGTGCTTTGGGTACATGGGAAATAACACTGAGGCATTGAAGTATTATAAGGAAGCAATAGAAATTTATAGGAGTTCTGCTGGAGAAGGACTCCCGGACCTATTGGCAAGGAGCCTGGGTAATGCAGGTCTAGCCTATGCTAGTCTAAAAGATTATGCCCAGGCTCTAGAATATCTATCACTAAGTTTCAAAACTTACTGCCGCGTGTTTAAGGAACCACACCCTGAAACTGAAGCTGCTTTACTTAATCTAACTCTTTTTACTGGGGCTCCGAATACCTCCGAGCAAACAAGGAAAATAAAGGATGAGGTTCTTCCCCTTGCTGAAGAGAGATTGGGGTCGAATCACCGGCTTGTAGAGACTCTTCAAAACTTAGTTCGATCTTGAATTAAGCAGTTTTTCTTAAGGCCTCGTCGAGGTCGTGGGTGAGGAGCTCGAGCTCCCGGAGGAAGCTTTTGGTTGTTTCGGGGTGCTTGACATAGGCCTCCATGATGTGGAAGAGGTCACTTTCACTCTCTCCATTGAAGGTTTCGACAGCATTTAAAATAGTCACTCTTTGGTGACGCTTGACTGCGAGGGGTTGAACAAAGATATTTTGGATGATCGAACCAATTTCTTCAATTTCTTCATCTTCAGCTTTCTGGACTTTGATGCAGCTCGCATAGAGATGATTCACATCATCGGCAATTTTTTGCAAAAACTCCCGCTCGGTGCAGAGCCCCCCGTTTTGAGCGAGCTGATTGACGTCGGTGGTGAACTTTTCGAGCTCTTCTCGAAAGTTAATAATGACTGACTTTTTGTCTTCTTGATTCATAGCCATACCTCTTTCGCCATCATAATAAAGTACGATCCCTTTTCGCAACAGAAAAATGTGCTGCAGCGATCGCAAAGGCGCTTGCAACATTGAGGGAGTTTTTCGATCCTACGAGGGGAATTTGGACGATATGGTCGGCGGCTTCGAGGGTTTTTGCCTTGAGCCCATACTCTTCGTTACCCAGGAGAAGAGAAAAGCTGTCGGGAAACTCAAAGTCGAAAATAGAGGGGGCCCCTTCGACAGTTTCTAGAGCGATAAGGGGTCCAGGAAGAGTGCTTAAGTCACCCCGTTGGGTGGGGACGGTGTGGGCAACACCCATCGCCGTTTTTTCCACTTTGGGGTTATCGATGAAGGGGGTGTTTTCTGAAAAGTAAACCGTTCCAAGGCGAAAGGCTTCAACGGTTCGGAGGATGCTCCCAATATTAAAGGCGGAGCGGAGCTCTTCCAGGTAAATTCCGATCGGAAGGTAAGGGGCGTTAGAGAGGATATCAAGCCGCTTTACATCTAAAGTGTTGTGTTCTTGCAGGGAAATGGCAGCTTCTCGCATATGAAGGTGGAACCGATCGCTGATCGCCTCCCTATTTTCTTCAAGGGGGGGGAGTTCAAGCCACTCTTCCATCATTCGATAGTGGGGGTCGAGGGGGAGTTTTTGCTCATAAAGGGAGCGGAGGTGTCTTCCCGCATGCTTATGCCGCTTGCGGTAGGGGAGGGAAAAGAACTTTTCCTTGGTAAAAGTCATGCCCTGGCAGCGAGGAACTCTTCGAGGGTGCCATCGAAGACCTGGATCCCATTTGATTCAATCGAGATGATCTTAGTGGCATACTCATTAATAAGGTCCCGGTCATGAGAGGCAACGATCGTCGTTCCTTGGAATTCGGACAGGCCCCAACCGAGAGCAGACACCGCTTCGAGGTCAAGGTGGTTATTAGGCTCGTCGAGAACCAGTGTGTTGTGTTTGTTGAGAAGAAGGGCTGCAAAAATTAGGCGGGCGGTTTCTCCTCCTGAGAGTTTGGAGATTTCCTTGAAGGCATCGTCTCCTCCAAAGAGCATCCGCCCCATGACACTTCGGATTTCTTGGTCATAGGCACTTTTTCTAAACCGTTTGAGCCAGTCGAAGGCTTGCACCTTCTCACTTTTGTCGATGAATTCTTCGTGGTTTTGGGGGAAGTAGGCAAGTTCGACCTGGTGGCCCCGCTCGATTGTTCCGCTATCGGGCTCCAAGACGCCAGCAAAGAGTTTTAAAAGGGTGGTTTTTCCAATGCCGTTGGTTCCGATCACTGCAACCTTATCGCCTCGCATCAGCTCGATTGAAAAATCTTTAATGACAGGGTTGTCCCCAAAGCTTTTGTTCACATTTTCGAGTCTGAGGGCGATCTTACCAGACTGTTTTTCTGGAGGTGTAAAGCGGATAAAGGGGCGTTGGATGTTTGACTTTTTAAGTTCTTGGGGTTGGAGGCGGCCGATTTCCCGGATCCGTGACTGCACTTGAGAGGCACGGGTTCCTGCTCCAAACTTGGAGACAAATTCTTTGAGTTGCGCAATCTTTTTCTCTTTTGACTTCGCCTCTTGCTCGGCGCGGGAGCGGACTGCTGTTTTTGCAACGAGCATCTCATCGTAGTTGCCGGGATAGGTGATGATCGTGTCGTAGTCGATGTCGGCGATATGGGTGGTGACGGCGTTGAGGAAGTGGCGGTCGTGACTCACAACAATTAACGTGCCGGTATAATTGTGGAGGAAGGTTTCCAGCCAGCCGATCGATTCGAGGTCAAGGTGGTTCGTTGGCTCGTCGAGAAGAAGAGCTTCGGGCTCTCCAAAAAGGGCCTGACAAAGGAGAACGCGGAACTGTAAATCTGTGGGGAGCTCATGCATCTGTTTTTCATGAAATTCGGCATCAATTCCCATTCCAATGAGGAGGACCTCGGCATTGGAGTCGGCGCTATAGCCATCTTCGTCAGCAATGACTTCTTCTAGATCGCCTAGTCGCATTCCGATTTCGTCGGTCATCTCTTTTTCATAAAGCATGTCTCGCTCGACCATCGCTTCCCAAAGGCGGGCATTGCCGACGATCACCGCATCGAGAACGCGGATATCTTTGAACTCTTCGATGTTTTGTCTGAGGAAGCCCACTTTTTTAGGAAGGGAGACAGATCCCGAGGTCGCATCTTCGACCCCCATCATGATCTTAAGGAGGGTGGACTTTCCAGCTCCGTTAGGGCCGGTTAGGCCATACCGATTCCCCGGGTTGAAGGCGGCGCAGACATCGTCAAAAAGGACGCGAGTCCCAATCTTTTTTGAAATTTTATCTAGAACAATCATACAGGGGAGTATAGCAAATGCTTTTTCATTAATCCAGAGGAAAATACTGGACTTTGTTCGCATTTTTGGGCATGGCGAGCTTTTTGATGCAGAGACTGTCGTAGTCCCGGTAGTAGAGGATATTGTTTTCTAGATCTTTAACAACAGTCCATTGAGTATAGTTGTAGTGTCCATCAAGGGAGCGGATTGCTCCATAAGGGATGTCAACGGTGTTCAGAAGGTGGAAAGCGAGGTTCACATTTTCTTTGGGATTCCTTGCTTTGTGAACAATATTTTTGAAGGTGGACATCCGGACAAAGCGGGAAGGAGGGGTCCAATCTCCGGGGATTCCGAGGAGTCCCGATCCTTGTCCGAGAGGGCCGATCACCGTTCCCTCAAGGTTGATTGCCCCCTTATTCAGAGGGGTCAGGTCGATGTAGTTCGCGAGGTTGATCACATGCCACTTAAAGTAGGGGGCATTGGTCAAGACACCGACAGTATTATCAGAGACTTCTATCTTCCCATCGATAAACTCAACGACAAGGCTAGCTCCTGACCGGTCATGGATCGAAAGATGGAGGGGAGGGACCGAATCGATTTGAGGAATTTTTACTCCGATGAGGTTTACCGCTTCGATCACCTCTTTGACCTCTTTAACGGTCGCAAAATTTCCTAAGAGCCAGTCGCCTAAAGCTTCCACTGGAAGCGCTTTCTTATCGTGGTCCACTTGGGGATATTTTGCAGAAGGAAACCAAAGGGCGCCATAGGAAAGGCCTGCTTCATTCATTCCATCGGTGATGATTTCTCGAACAAAAGCGGTCACACCAATATAGGTGTATTTGTTGGTCCAGGAAAAGCCATTTTTACCCATCTCCTCTCCCTTTGGATGGATCACCAGCTCTGACTTGAGTGGAACCGAAAATTCCATCGATCGCCCAATGACCACATTGTCCTTTTCATCATGAAGACAAAAGTCGGTGCACCCAAAAAGAATGGAAGAAACGCAAACAAATAAGAATAGCTTAATCATAATTCCCTGTTATCACGCCTTTTCTTTTTCTAGCAATCTTGTTAATTTAAAGAGATGAATTTTAAAAAGTTTTCAGGGGAGTTTATCCACTATATGGAGGTGGTGAAAAATGCCTCTCCCCATACTCTCCGCAACTACCATCTTGACTTAAAAGCCTTTAAAGACTTTTCCAAGGGAAAAGAGATCAATAAGCGGACAATTCGCAGTTACCTTGCCCATCTTCAGATAAAAGGAGCCTCGAAACGGACCATTTTGCGTCACCTCTCTTCGCTTCGCTCCCTTTTTAAATACCTTCTTCGGGAAAAAAAGATTAAAGAAAACCCCGCCGCTGAAATCGGCAGTCCGAAGCTAGACAAGCCCATTCCTAAAGCCCTCTCTTATGGAGAGGTGGAAGAGCTCTTTAAGCAACCCAATACCGATGAGCTGTTAGGATTTCGTGACCGGTGCATCATGGAACTTTTCTACAGCTCAGGGCTTCGGATTAGCGAATTGGCCCTTCTCGACCGCGGAGACTTTAATCCCAAAGGGCGCTCTTTGCGGGTGAAGGGAAAAGGAAAAAAAGAGCGGATCGTTCCCATTACTCAAAACGCCACTAAGTGGATGAAAGAGTACCTCAACCATCCCACCCGCTTCGAAGAGGGAAAGCCCCACTATCAAAAAGATCAAGAGGCCATTTTTCTTAATAAGTGGGGAGAGCGCCTTTCCCCTCGCTCGATCGACCGCCTCTTTAAAACCTATCTTCGGAAAAGTGGCCTTGCAGGGAACATCACCCCCCACACAATCCGTCATACGATCGCGACCCACTGGCTTGAAAAAGGGATGGATCTCAAGACGATTCAGGTTCTTTTGGGACATGCTTCACTCGGGACAACGACGATCTACACTCGCGTTTCAACAAAGCTGAAACGGGAGGTCTATGAAAAGGCCCATCCAAGAGCAAAGCGGGCAAGAAAAAGCGCTAGCAAAGCTAGCGCTTGAGGTTCCCGGAGGGGGAATAAGCCGGATTCTGTCACTCACACGCGAGGTGTAAGTTGCAATCATTCATCTAGGGGCCTTATCGCTAAGACCCTCGAGCGACGTGAAAGAGTTCCGTTTGCGAAAAACAGATCGAACTCTTTTCTTGCTTCAGGTGGGGTTTGCATCTCCCAGCTGTTGCCAGTTGGGGGTTTGGTCCCAAACCAAACATTTTCATCCTACCCAGCCCTTGCGGGCTAGCGGCCTGTTTTCTGTTGCACTTTCCGTAGCCTTACGGCTCCCAGCCTTTCGCTGGCACCTTTTTCTCTGAAGTCCAGACTTTCCTCTCCCTTAGAAGCTCAGCTCCTAAAGCAGCGATTGCGTCCCACTCCGTAGTTTTTGATGTCGAAGTCTCAAGATCTGGGTGCAGTTTCACCCAAGGATTTTAAGGACTTCAACACCTTTTGGTGTCTTAGACACCTTAGGCCTTCACTGTGCGGCGGCGGCGGCGCTTTGTCGCAACAGTGGTTCCTTCGACAGCTTCGCTCTCCTGCCAGAAGTGGATCCGCGAGCAGTGCTCACAGAAGATTACGTTCTCTCCTTTTCGCACGAGGTTTTCATGCTGAAGGGTGAGGGCAATGTGGCAGCCGCTGCAGGCCCGGTTTTCAATCGGGACGATGACGCGGTCTTTCTTATTGCGAAGGAGTCTTTCGTAAATGGTAAGGATCTCAGGATCCACCTTATCGATGAGCGCATCTCGCTCTGTCTTTAGCTGCTGACCCTCTTCGTTGATCTGGTCGATATTCGCCTTGATCTCTTTTTCGAGCTCTTGGCTACTTGTTTCAGAGGAGGTGAGGCTCTCCTTGATCTTTTCAAGGATCTCTTCCTCAGCAACTTTTTTATCTAAAATGTTGGAGGTTTGGGTCTCGAGAGCAACCTTTTCCCGCTCAACAGCAGTCATTTCCTGGGTCAGGGCGTTGAATTCTTCGACTTTTTTGATAGAAGCTTGCTGAGCCTCAAACTTTTTGTACTTATCGGTGAGTTCCTGAATCTTCTCCTCAAGCCCTTTGACCTGCTTGTTGATTTCGCTAATCTCTTCTTCTTTAAGGGCTAGCTGCTCTTTTAGCTCAGTGCGGAGGGATTCGATCTGCTTCAGCTCTTTCTGTCGCTGCTTTTTGACCCGCATGAGGCGAATCATCTTAATATCAAGTTCTTGAATTTCAAGAAGTAGTTTTAATCTTTGGTCCATTTGTCCCTGTGCTTGTATCATTCTTTGATAGGGATATTATCCGATATAGGAAAATTCCTCAAGGAAAATTCTTAGTGGCACGAATAGCCTCGATCGTGTCATACTGCAAAGGTAAGTATGGAGCTAGCTGTAATGACATTTTTGAACCGCTACTTTGATCAGGTCCCAGAGGGGGAGCGGTCCTCTGCCGCGATCGCTTATCTGGCGGCAATTGATCATTTAAACGAGCAAAACCCCGAGATTGCCGACGGGATCCTTAAGGAACTTGCTGATCAACGGGGCACTCTCAAGATGATCGCTTCGGAAAACTACTCGTCGCTCGCCACGCAATTGGCGATGGGGAACCTCCTTACCGACAAGTATAGCGAAGGCTTTCCCTTCCACCGCTTCTATGCGGGATGTGAAAATGTTGACCGGATCGAAGCGCTCGCTGTCGAAGAGCTGAAAAAACTTTTTAACGCCGAACATGCTTACGTTCAACCCCACTCGGGAGCCGATGCGAATCTGGTTGCTTTTTGGGCCATCTTGGTTCACCGCGTTCAAAATCCCAATGTAAAGCGGCTTTACAACAAGAGTGTCGATGAGCTTTCTACCGAAGAATATGAGGAGATCCGGCAGCTGATGCTCAACCAGAAGATGATGGGCTTGTCGTTGGATGCGGGGGGACACCTGACGCATGGTTTCCGCCACAACGTGTCGGCAAAGATGATGCAGGCGGTCACCTATGGGGTCGATCCCAAGACCGAAGAGATGGACTACAAGGCGATCGAAGAGCAGGCGATGCGGGAAAAACCGACCATTTTAATTGCGGGCTACTCGGCCTATCCAAGGCTGGTGAACTTTGCGAAGATGCGAGAGATTGCCGATAAGTGTGGCGCTGTCTTTGTGGTCGATATGGCTCACTTTGCAGGGCTGGTTGCGGGTAAGGTGTTGACCGGAGAGTATGACCCCGTTCCTTACGCTGACATTGTGACCTCTACGACCCATAAGACACTGCGCGGTCCCCGTGGCGGATTGATTTTATGCAAGAAAGAGTACCGGGAAGTGATCGATAAGGGATGTCCGCTTGTTCTCGGCGGTCCCCTCCCCCATGTGATGGCAGCCAAGGCGGTGGCCTTTAAAGAGGCAAATAGTGAAGCGTTTCAAAATTATGCGAAACAGGTGGTTCTCAATGCGCAGGCTTTTGCTGAGAGTTTGCTCCGAAAAGATGTCCGGCTCGTGACAGGGGGAACCGACAACCATCTCCTCGTTGTTGACGTGATGTCAAGCTTTGGCTTGACAGGGCGGCAGGCGGAGGTTGCGATGCGAGAGGCGCTGATGACCGTGAACCGAAATGCGATTCCCAATGACCCGAATGGGGCGTGGTACACCTCGGGCGTGCGGATCGGGACACCCGCACTCACTTCACGGGGGCTGAAGGAAAATGAGATGAGAGAGATTGCCGATTTAATGGTCGATCTGCTAAAAGTAACCCAAGCGAAAGTGGTGGAACGGACAGGGAACCTAAGCAAGGCGAAGGTGTCGATCGATGCCACAGTCCTTGAAAGAGCAAGACATGAAGTTACGCGATTATTAAGTGAGTTCCCCCTCTATCCAGAGCTTGGAGCAGTTTAACAAAGGAATGAATAGATGAGCGAAGAAGAAAACGAAGAAACCTCCCGCAATTTTGACTCAAAGGTCGAGCACCTTCTCTTAGAGAAGCGGCGGATCTTTTTTTCAGAAGCGGTTTCCGACAAAAGTGCCAAGGATGCGATCCGAAAACTCTGGTACCTCGAACATCAAGCGCCTGGCGAGCCGATCCTCTTTGTGATCAACTCTCCTGGAGGCTCTGTCGACTCGGGCTTTGCGATCTGGGATCAGATCCAGATGATCACCTCCCCCATCACCACCCTGGTCACCGGGCTTGCAGCATCGATGGGATCGATCCTCAGCTTGGCAGCGGCTCCTGGCAAACGGTATGCAACGCAAAATGCGCGGATCATGATCCACCAACCGCTGATCGCAGGGGTGATCCAAGGACAAGCGACCGACCTTGAGATCCAAGCAAAAGAAATCATCAAGACCCGGAAGCAAATTGTCGATGCCTATGCGGCGGCTACCGGAAAAGACCATGCTCTGATTGAAAAAACCATCGATCGAGACACCTGGATGAGCGCTGAAGAGGCAAAAGACTTTGGTCTCCTCGATGGGATCGTCTCTTCCTACAAAGAGCTTGGGTTTGAGTAAGTGGAACTTTCCTTTTCCAAATACCATGGAACGGGAAACGATTTTATCTTGATCGACGATCGAGAGGGAAATCTTTCCCTCTCTTCTGATATCATCACTTCTCTTTGTCACCGCCAATATGGAATTGGGGCCGATGGGATCATCCTCCTCACACCTTCGGAGGAAGGGGATTTTGGGATGCAGATTTTTAATCGGGATGGCTCAGAAGCGGAGATGTGTGGCAATGGACTCCGTTGCCTTGTCCAATTTTTGCGCGATCTGGGGGAAGGAGGCGATAGCTTTCAGATCGAAACGATGAAAAAGATCTATCCCTGTATGATCGAGAAGGGAAAAATCTTTGTGTCGATGGGGATTCCAAAGATCGTCGAAGAAAAAGAGTCCCACTTCCTCCTTGAGGTGGGGGTTCCCCACTTTGTCACCTTTGTTGATGATCTTGCTTCTTTCGAGAAAGGGGCAAAAAAACACTTTTCTTCTTTAGGTGTAAATATCAACTATGCTAAGTTCGATCCCTGCGGCGTCATCTATATGCGCACGTTTGAGAGGGGTGTCGAAGAAGAGACCTTCTCATGTGGCAGTGGCGCGACGGCCGTTTGCATGGCAGCATGGAAGCGGTTTGGGCTCGCTGGCCCAGTTGATATACACTTTCACTCTGGACAGCAGCTCCAATTTAAGCTAATAACAAAAGATGGGGTGTTACAAGACCTGATCATGTCAGGTGGTGTCACCCATGTTTTTAATGGCACCATGGTATGTGTGAGTGACGGCCAACCCTTTCAAACCCCAGCACAGTGCTGAGGGAGAAGATCTGATCCAAAAAGGACATGTTAAAAGCATTGTCTTTTCTGAAGGAACCTATCAAGTCGAAGTGGAAGATCCCTCAGTCGAAGGGGAGTTTTGGCCCTTTTTACAAATCGGAGATGAGGGGGAGGTCAAAGATGCCTTTTGCACCTGCGAAGAGGCTGAAAAATACCGCTCTTGCCCCCACCTTGCCGCTGCTTTTATCAAAATTGTTCAAGAAGAACCTCTCCACATCCGCTTTCAAGACTCCTTTTGGAATAAACTTTGCTTGATGGCTTTCAAAAGGCATGGAGGGGCGCTGACTGCCCTTACAAAAGAGGGGGAAAAAGAGTATATCGCCACCTCCGAAGGGGGAGAAACCCTCTTCTCGGTCAAGGTCAAAACCTCCAAAGGCACCACCCTTCTCAAAGAGCTGATTTTCGACCGTCCTGAAGAAACCGAAGAAACGTCGCTAAAATTTTCCAACCTCGCTCCCGAGGAACTTGCCCTTTGGAAACGGGGAACCCCCACCCAAGAGCTTCAGTATGAGCTCTCCTTTTGGTCAGACCTCGCAAAGTGGATGCTCCTTTCTGAAGAATTTGGAGAAAGCTACACCATTCAATTTAGCGCCTCTGGCCAGGCGCTTCCCAAGCAGGTGACGGTCACCTTTAAAGACTTGGAGTTTCAGTTTTATATTGCAGAGGTGAACTGGAAAGAGATCATTCCCTCCCTCAAATTGGTCGAGTCCCCCCTTCCCGTCCATGAGTTTCGAGATGTGAAAGTGCAGAAAATGGACTACGATCCTGCGGAGAGAGCCCTTCGCATCACCGCCGAGCCTTTAGGAGAAAAGAGGGGAAATGGGGCGATCGCGGTAGGGGAGTGGGAGTTTTATGCTGA contains:
- a CDS encoding tetratricopeptide repeat protein — encoded protein: MTKNEGATKSKYIQYAKLFQVQRSNATFFAKKGEQQSFLTSTSNQFLQTKKLSFDIFPMAHKRYFSNGQPGGYPSMGNEELAIELNKAAQLGKVLFTQGKYKEALGYQNRAVELSRKLNNSLVLSSILSDMGGTLACLGNYEEALKVHKEVLEINREMIDERRGDAAVSLNNMATVTEKLGKLNEALELYKQSLKIFKELQGTRWGKNALLTSNNIGAAYNYLGQHTEALKWQKEALELGEKFLKQEDPNMVAVINNIGLTLNYLKRNEEAMKYHKQGLELRKKLLGDMHPHVALSLNNVGMCFGYMGNNTEALKYYKEAIEIYRSSAGEGLPDLLARSLGNAGLAYASLKDYAQALEYLSLSFKTYCRVFKEPHPETEAALLNLTLFTGAPNTSEQTRKIKDEVLPLAEERLGSNHRLVETLQNLVRS
- a CDS encoding TrmH family RNA methyltransferase is translated as MTFTKEKFFSLPYRKRHKHAGRHLRSLYEQKLPLDPHYRMMEEWLELPPLEENREAISDRFHLHMREAAISLQEHNTLDVKRLDILSNAPYLPIGIYLEELRSAFNIGSILRTVEAFRLGTVYFSENTPFIDNPKVEKTAMGVAHTVPTQRGDLSTLPGPLIALETVEGAPSIFDFEFPDSFSLLLGNEEYGLKAKTLEAADHIVQIPLVGSKNSLNVASAFAIAAAHFSVAKRDRTLL
- a CDS encoding ABC-F family ATP-binding cassette domain-containing protein, which translates into the protein MIVLDKISKKIGTRVLFDDVCAAFNPGNRYGLTGPNGAGKSTLLKIMMGVEDATSGSVSLPKKVGFLRQNIEEFKDIRVLDAVIVGNARLWEAMVERDMLYEKEMTDEIGMRLGDLEEVIADEDGYSADSNAEVLLIGMGIDAEFHEKQMHELPTDLQFRVLLCQALFGEPEALLLDEPTNHLDLESIGWLETFLHNYTGTLIVVSHDRHFLNAVTTHIADIDYDTIITYPGNYDEMLVAKTAVRSRAEQEAKSKEKKIAQLKEFVSKFGAGTRASQVQSRIREIGRLQPQELKKSNIQRPFIRFTPPEKQSGKIALRLENVNKSFGDNPVIKDFSIELMRGDKVAVIGTNGIGKTTLLKLFAGVLEPDSGTIERGHQVELAYFPQNHEEFIDKSEKVQAFDWLKRFRKSAYDQEIRSVMGRMLFGGDDAFKEISKLSGGETARLIFAALLLNKHNTLVLDEPNNHLDLEAVSALGWGLSEFQGTTIVASHDRDLINEYATKIISIESNGIQVFDGTLEEFLAARA
- a CDS encoding linear amide C-N hydrolase, which codes for MIKLFLFVCVSSILFGCTDFCLHDEKDNVVIGRSMEFSVPLKSELVIHPKGEEMGKNGFSWTNKYTYIGVTAFVREIITDGMNEAGLSYGALWFPSAKYPQVDHDKKALPVEALGDWLLGNFATVKEVKEVIEAVNLIGVKIPQIDSVPPLHLSIHDRSGASLVVEFIDGKIEVSDNTVGVLTNAPYFKWHVINLANYIDLTPLNKGAINLEGTVIGPLGQGSGLLGIPGDWTPPSRFVRMSTFKNIVHKARNPKENVNLAFHLLNTVDIPYGAIRSLDGHYNYTQWTVVKDLENNILYYRDYDSLCIKKLAMPKNANKVQYFPLD
- a CDS encoding tyrosine recombinase XerC; translated protein: MNFKKFSGEFIHYMEVVKNASPHTLRNYHLDLKAFKDFSKGKEINKRTIRSYLAHLQIKGASKRTILRHLSSLRSLFKYLLREKKIKENPAAEIGSPKLDKPIPKALSYGEVEELFKQPNTDELLGFRDRCIMELFYSSGLRISELALLDRGDFNPKGRSLRVKGKGKKERIVPITQNATKWMKEYLNHPTRFEEGKPHYQKDQEAIFLNKWGERLSPRSIDRLFKTYLRKSGLAGNITPHTIRHTIATHWLEKGMDLKTIQVLLGHASLGTTTIYTRVSTKLKREVYEKAHPRAKRARKSASKASA
- the cdsZ gene encoding zinc ribbon domain regulatory protein CdsZ, with translation MDQRLKLLLEIQELDIKMIRLMRVKKQRQKELKQIESLRTELKEQLALKEEEISEINKQVKGLEEKIQELTDKYKKFEAQQASIKKVEEFNALTQEMTAVEREKVALETQTSNILDKKVAEEEILEKIKESLTSSETSSQELEKEIKANIDQINEEGQQLKTERDALIDKVDPEILTIYERLLRNKKDRVIVPIENRACSGCHIALTLQHENLVRKGENVIFCEHCSRIHFWQESEAVEGTTVATKRRRRRTVKA
- a CDS encoding glycine hydroxymethyltransferase, which encodes MTFLNRYFDQVPEGERSSAAIAYLAAIDHLNEQNPEIADGILKELADQRGTLKMIASENYSSLATQLAMGNLLTDKYSEGFPFHRFYAGCENVDRIEALAVEELKKLFNAEHAYVQPHSGADANLVAFWAILVHRVQNPNVKRLYNKSVDELSTEEYEEIRQLMLNQKMMGLSLDAGGHLTHGFRHNVSAKMMQAVTYGVDPKTEEMDYKAIEEQAMREKPTILIAGYSAYPRLVNFAKMREIADKCGAVFVVDMAHFAGLVAGKVLTGEYDPVPYADIVTSTTHKTLRGPRGGLILCKKEYREVIDKGCPLVLGGPLPHVMAAKAVAFKEANSEAFQNYAKQVVLNAQAFAESLLRKDVRLVTGGTDNHLLVVDVMSSFGLTGRQAEVAMREALMTVNRNAIPNDPNGAWYTSGVRIGTPALTSRGLKENEMREIADLMVDLLKVTQAKVVERTGNLSKAKVSIDATVLERARHEVTRLLSEFPLYPELGAV
- a CDS encoding ATP-dependent Clp protease proteolytic subunit; translated protein: MSEEENEETSRNFDSKVEHLLLEKRRIFFSEAVSDKSAKDAIRKLWYLEHQAPGEPILFVINSPGGSVDSGFAIWDQIQMITSPITTLVTGLAASMGSILSLAAAPGKRYATQNARIMIHQPLIAGVIQGQATDLEIQAKEIIKTRKQIVDAYAAATGKDHALIEKTIDRDTWMSAEEAKDFGLLDGIVSSYKELGFE
- the dapF gene encoding diaminopimelate epimerase, giving the protein MELSFSKYHGTGNDFILIDDREGNLSLSSDIITSLCHRQYGIGADGIILLTPSEEGDFGMQIFNRDGSEAEMCGNGLRCLVQFLRDLGEGGDSFQIETMKKIYPCMIEKGKIFVSMGIPKIVEEKESHFLLEVGVPHFVTFVDDLASFEKGAKKHFSSLGVNINYAKFDPCGVIYMRTFERGVEEETFSCGSGATAVCMAAWKRFGLAGPVDIHFHSGQQLQFKLITKDGVLQDLIMSGGVTHVFNGTMVCVSDGQPFQTPAQC